The Vitis vinifera cultivar Pinot Noir 40024 chromosome 8, ASM3070453v1 genome segment TAAGATTTAAAACTATGTTTTGATGCTATACAAATTAATTgtgaattttctttaatatacaAGGTGATTAGAGTGAAGAAAAATCGTTGTGTGAATTGttgaaaattatgaaacatAATGGAAGTAAATAGAATTATgtcttgaaaaataataaatgttaaaatatgatttgattgcatttcatatgcatcataGTTGTGTGAAATGGAAATGATAATGAAAAAACCCCCAAAAgggcaaaaatgaaaagaaaagaaaaatgagaaatgaaatgaCCCCAAAGAAAGCAAATTAAGAATAGAATGAGATCCTAGAGTGAAAGACTGAAAAGTTTACCATATGAAAACTCCAAATGGGGAGTATATTTGGGTACGGGCATCTATCATTCagtgaaagcccgagaacgaCATTGCAATGTGTGATTGCGTGTAAACATTTGCATCATGattgcttttagaaaaataatttgtattatttatcaagtatatgtttgaatatattattcaagactaaaatgacttatttattttgtaaatttagaatTATTAATATTCTAAACATATGATTGAATAagataaatgataattttgattggtttaaaTTTGTATGGTTGGTGTTTCTTTTAGTGTGTATAATGtaaatgtaatattatattttgacatATGGTTGTATTTTATTAACCTAGAAATTCTTACTCGTTTGGGTGTAAAACACTCTACCGAGCAATATGGAAATGCTCAcccttttattttctaaaattcttagATGCATatatagttttgaagaattacATAAAGAACATGAAGTGTTCCAGAAAGCCCCATAAAGTAAAAGAACCATAGTATtgcttgtttttcatttatattacaTTTTTGAAATGTATTAATTTGAGTTATATGGACTTTTGTAACTTAAATTACGTTTTGTTaatttgtaaaacattttttgataTATCTTTTTTGACTTAGAGATTATTGTAACTATTTGGGTTATCACATAAGGTGGAAAAATGACAGGTGGATTGATTATACTTGTGAACAAGAGATAGTATAATAGttggttttggaaaaataaaataatatgttgcATTAAATTTTagcttaataaatttatttaggaTTAGTTGTtttatcgaaaaaaaaaatcaaggtgTTTCGATTAATTGTTAGGCTGGATATGAGTAATGACCAGGGGTCACAAGTCGAGTTCTAAGTTGCCCAAGAATTTGGGGTGTGGGACCCACTGCTGCTGACGATCGACATCTCCCACACCTTTGAGAAGACGATGTTTCGGCCCAAAacactaaggctatgtttggttcccggaaagtacaaaggaaagaaaaaaaatgctaaggaaaatgattttctcatgtttggttgtcctataaaaaatatcaaagaaaatcaaatataattaaaactaattaaaaacttatgtatttttaaattatttaatctttatattgatgagttaaaataaataaaatgagtttgaagtaacaaaaaaaataatttatcaacttttaatctatttttttattttccttcactttttctttccttctacttttcctttgtattttctttccctcgcattttccctcaaattttccgggaaccaaacatagcctaagagTACTGTCGTTATATTGGCCctcaatgaaaacaaaatttagcACCATCAACAAGCCTACTTTCGTCTACGACGCCGATGCGTATATTCCTTAGGCTTTTCCCACCATCTTGGAGTTGGGTTCGGGTTCCTCGATTAAGAGATCGTCCATCATGAATACCGTGCTGAACACTGTCGCCGACTTGTTGATCATGGCCACCTCAACAACTCTCATGGCGGTGGGTTCCGGGCCACTGACAATGTCGTGTAAGTAGAAGTGGAGGTGACTGAGCTTCTCTTCCTTGAGACCCATCGATTTGGGAGAAAATTTTTTGGAGAAACGGTAGGATTCCTGGCTGGAACCGCGGCGACAACAATGGTGGAGAAGAATTAAACAAAAGTGGAAAAAATTTATGCGTCCATTTGCCGAACCATACcttcttataaataaatgaatgatggcaaaaaaaaaaatatatatttagctTCATTATTTATTTGTGGGTTTAACACATTTTAAACTCTCAGTTTATCCATGTTGTTTTGCACATTGACCCTTTAGGTTTAAAATCGAACTCTTTATACCCCAGACTTCTTAAATTATAGTGTTCTACTTTTTCTCGTTGGACAATGCAAACTTCTTAAGTTGCAATACTCTACCTTTTTCATTGGTAGGTGTTAATTTAAGTGAACAAAAATCCGATGTTGTATATGTGACTGACTAATGTAAggtaaatttataaattctcaaaccaaaaaattaaacaaattgcCTTCATACCAAATCTtcgtttattcaaaataatatgtttatttatttataattaaaataatcgaaattgaaaatatttaaaattacgacattaataaatatcatttgggagtaattttcaaaaatggtttcGTATGTAGTCATTTATATGGTTAAACATAAGAGAAATGGAtcttataataaaatttcataaactattaaaaaaaatgtataaagaCATTCGTTGACTTACTTGATGAGCGGCGTGGATTTCGGAAATTCCAAATTTGGGTTTTTGATGATTCCCTGCACTTTATGGGGTGGTGGTCCTAACGCATTAGAGGATGGTGACGCTCACctgtcttttcttttccttccgaTGAGGAAAGCTGTAAATGTTAGGGACGGTTGGATCAAATATGAAGAGCAGATGATGCTACGTGGAAAGTACAAAGAAAAAGGGGGAATCACCTAATGATAATTATTGGGAAGGTTGGTCCCATTTGATAACGAATATACTAAAAATGTCATTAGATTAAAaagcttttaaaatttaaagcattCAAGGGACTTCACTTTTTGTTAGGACATTTATGGTGCAGGACCTCATATTAATGGTAATTATtgacattaaaattttaaatcaagatTTTGATAAtagtataatttattatttaaatttactatttaaaacaaaaaatattttgatcgttaaatttgttattttaatcCTTACAACTTTATTAACTTAATatacaaatattcaattgaaTAACACATAATTATTCAATGAAATAACACGTAACTATTCATTGGATAATATGAtatgtgaaaaaattaaacaaaaaaataaattaaattatattataatatattgtaaCATTAGTGTATTTATGttgtaagtataatgcatttatgtcatacttatattttattacaaaaatgataatttttaaaatgcttaATTTTATCTTATGGTATTAACGTATCATTATCAGTATATTAACATCATTCACCTAacatattgaaattatttaataacttttatgtatatatatatatatatatatataataaaataaaaaaagctatGAGTCTCatgaattcaaaataatattttatttggttttagaaGTGATTCATAATATAAATGTGTTatgaaatatggtatgatcatacaaaactataacttttataaaaaaaaagtttaaattttcctaattaggttttattgtaatgaaagtgtatttatattataattataacatattttgatCGTAcatgtattttataataaaagtaataatgttAGAGATCACtttttataccttattaatatttaacatataatatgtattaacatcatccactcTATCTAtcaaggaaaatatatatatatatatatacatatatatgaaaattaagaaaaaatattatgcaaaagaaaaaaaaatggaaatatcatataaattttttaaaattattttcttataaaaaataaaaaacaattaaacattctctattttcttattctttttagataatCCAAATGAAAAATTAAGTAATCGATCTTCCTTGAATTTaacacaaaaatataatttattaattttaaattagaaaaatacatatgaaaaaatcattatttttattatatgattgtgaaactttcttaataaaaaaattagaataaaaataaaaaatgtaaaaaaaacacattaaatgttattttaaaatatttgttagaaatatttttgttttaaatagtaaatttaaataacaaattacaTCATCATCATATATAATAATGGTAATggttaaatctaaaatttaaacgtcaataattacaataaatgttGGACTCATGTACCATAGATGTCCTAACAAaaaattaagtcattttaaatattttaaattttaaaaattttagttggAAGGCATTtttgatatttcaaaatattattgtcCTTTCGATTACACCCTTTCCAGTAATTATCCTATTTAACCCACCTATCCGTAATTATCCCAAAGAAAATCGAGTCCTTGAAGGGCCATCGACATGCTAGGTACCATCCTATGAGCCTATAATTAATCATGAAtcttaagaattttttattttttatttttatattttttttccttccaaatttcGACATGTTTATTAAATTAGCAGTAAAATATGTGGAATaagcaaataatttaaaattttcccaTTCATGATTCCAAATTAAAAAACGAAAAAGCAATAATTATcggaaagaaaacaaagaaaaagctaaGACAGAATTGCAGGAATCAGTAATGAAAGACATAAACATTATACTCCACAACAACATCTAGATTGAAGGTGCGAGTCCTCGCCTGAGCATACCCACGAGCAAATCGGAAAAGCCCACTGCCGCCGACGATCGGCATCTCCCGCACCTTTGAAAAGATAGTGTTTCGGCCCAAAACACTGAGAGTGCTGCCGTTGTACTTGCCCTCCATGAAAGCAAAATTCAGCACCATCAACAAGCCCATTTCCTCCTGCGACGCCGATGCGTATATTCCTTGGGCTCTTCCTACCAGCTTGGAGCTGGGCTC includes the following:
- the LOC100253717 gene encoding dirigent protein 2, whose translation is MAKLLILFTIFFSTIAAVAASGSSGESHRFSRNLSPESMGLKEEKLSHLHFYFHDIISGPKPTAVRVAEAAMTNKSATMFGAVLMMDDPLTVGPEPSSKLVGRAQGIYASASQEEMGLLMVLNFAFMEGKYNGSTLSVLGRNTIFSKVREMPIVGGSGLFRFARGYAQARTRTFNLDVVVEYNVYVFHY